ACTGATACTTAGGCTGTACCCTGTCACATCTCCTGTGAagggttgaattatgtcccccaaaagatgttgaagtcctaatttTGTGgacctatgaatgtgaccttctttggaaatagcATTTTTGCAGACGGAGTTAAGACAAAGTTATTGGGGGTGGGCCCTAATTCCACATGATTGGTTTCCCTATAAAACGGGGAAAGTTAGGCACAGAGACAGATGTGTACAGAAGGAAGATGATGTGTACAGGAATGCCAACCACTGCCAACAAGCCACCAGAACCTAGGAGAGAGGCAGGCAACAGATTCTCAGCCCCAAAAGGAAGCAGCCCTGTGATACCTCGATCTtgcacttccagcctccagaactgggggaCAATACATTTCTGTGCTTAAGCCAGCCAGTGAgcggtactttgttacagcagccccaggaaactaatacagcccCCCACGGCAACGATATTCAGAGAGAATTCAAATAAAAGGAGCTGCAAACAGAACCTACCAACGAATGCTTAAATGCTCAGAGGTAAGAGGTTTTCTTAGGAAGAAACTGAGGACTTAAAGGCAACGTCCATGCCCCCATGTCTGACTCCTGCCttggtgaggacacagggaggcaGGCCCTGACCACATGTAAAGACACTTAGAGGCCCGCCCTCCACCTCAGCCACACGGGGACTCCCCAGTGACCCATAAACGTGGAGGTGGAAACCCACCCCTTCCTGACAGTGAACTTGAGACTGGGGCTCAGGAAAATGTCTGTTTATTCCAAAAATACCAACTTGCAGCTCAGCTGGCTGTCCTCACcaagggatgggggaggggcaggggtaaAGGGACctgcgcgggggggggggggggggggggggggatcaaGGAGGGAGACAGACCTGGGGAGGGTCTTCTGGTCCAGAACCATTTATCTTCTCATCGCTGCACCACCCCCACTGCCTATGACCAGAAGGGAAGGTGTGTGTATGCGTTTGTTCATGGGGTGGCGGCGAACAGGGAAGACTCAGATGGCAAGGTCCCAGCTCTGGAAGCATCCAGGGGGTCTGGCAGGACACACCTACTTCCTCACCTCCTCAGGACCTTTCCCCACTATGGCTTATTTAAGATAAGAGGTCAAGGCCCCTGGGTCAGGCAGCCTGTGCCGAGTGAGTAGGGGGAGGGGGGATGAGATACCTGGAACCCAGGCCAGGATAGAGCAAGTTGAGGGGGCCATACAAAAGCTGAAAGGCCCCAAGCCCCCCAATTCCAGGGGCTGGAGAAAGCTGAGTCCTCTGGGGGGGTGGTGAATAGACGGGTTGGGTCTGGGAGGGGCAGGTGCTCAAGCTGGCTCTTTTTTGGGGAAGTCACAGCTGCCCAAAGGACACTGGGCATGAGAGACCCTAGAAGGGGTTGGGGAGCCCACAGGAGCAGCTATAAGCACGGTATTGAAAACTGGCATTGGGGCCCACGTAAACCCACCCCTGTGTTCCCTCAGTGTTTGTGGGAACAGAGGGCTGAGTAGGCATGAATTGAGGTGCCAGTACTGGGGCAAGGGAAGACAGAAGAGGGAGGGGGACGGcccaaaggagagagaagaggcccCCCCACCTTGCCCTGGGGGCTGTGGAAGGGGGCGTGTAGCCCTTTAAAAATGGGAGAATGGCCGCCTCCCCAAAACATGGCTATGTACAAAGAAAATTGGGGGCAAATTGTGCATTGTGCATTGGGGAATCCTCAAAACCCCTGGGGGCTCCCCAGTGTGTGAGAGGGAGATGAAGGAGAGAATGCTGTTTGTCCAATTCTTGGGATGAtgcacagcccctccccccaccacagaTGATGTTGGCAATGGTGTGGCTCTCCAGGTGTGCCTGCCCTAGGACCAGGCCAGCAGAGGACGTGATTGGAGGCCCCAGGGAAGTCATCAGCTGTGGTCCAGCCCACAGGAGTCTCTGAGGAGCGTTTGGCCCAAGCCAATGGAATGCTGCTCCCGGAGGAGGTCCAGGTAACAGGGATTGGGTCAGGGGCTGTGGCGTCACCCGAGGACTGGAAAGCCCCACCCTCTGGTGATGATGAGAGGTCTCTGTGTTGACCCTGTCACTAATCAGATGGTTGGATGAAGGGCAGTGAGTTACCAGGAGGGGCCCGGTTGCCCTCAGCAGATGAGTGATGGGGGGCTGGCCAAGGCCATGTCTTGGCGGGTTCATCGCAGGCGTCAGCCTAAGTCAGGAGTGAGTCAGTGACATCATCAAGAAGGGCCAGAGTAGAGATGGTGTCATCAGAGAGGGCCCCACTGTACTCCATTTTTGAGGCAATGGGAAATGGTGTGCATTGTGCTGGATTCCCTTAACGGAACAACTTGTAGGTGCCATGTGACCCCAGAAGACAATTGAAATACAGCTGTTGTAGTACTTGGCTCCCAAGATGCTGGATCCTGGAAGATGATACATGGTTGAAGTGGATCCTGGTAAATGACAACACCATTGGGTGTCCTGGATCCTAGGAGACAATATCATGATTTTGATGGATCCCCTAGATGACAACACCATGGTTGAAATGGATCCTGGCAGGTGATGACACAATTGGGTGTCCTGGATCCTGGAAGATGATGACACTATTGGGTGTCCTGGATCTTGAGAGGTGATGACACTATGGTTGAAATAGATCCTGAGAAGTGATGACACATTTGGGTACCATGGGTCCTGGGAGGTGATGTTATGGTTATGGTGGGTCCTGGTAGACGAGACACCATGAAATGGATCCTGGGAGGTGATGACATGATTCGGTATCATGGGTCCTGGGACACCCGTGACTCTCATGGATGCTGACAGGTGGTGACACCATGTCTGAAGTAGATCCTGGGGCATGAAGACATTATGGTTGAAGTGGATCCTGCAAGTTGATGACACCACAATTATCATCAGTCCTAGTGGATCCTGGTAGAGGATGTTACCAGCAGCCACAGAGAATTCTGGAAGGTAATGACATCATTGGTCATGGTGAATTCTGGGAGATGATGACCGATGGTTGAGGAGAATCATGGAAGATAGGGACACCATTGGCTATGGGGAACCTTGAGAGAAGGTGACCTTATAGTCATGGTAAATTCTGAAAGATGATACCATAGTTGTGGTGGATCCTGGGAGATGAAGACTCCATAGGTCACAGGGAATCCTGGGAAATGAAGTTATCATCAGGCATGGTTAGCATTTGACCCCAGGTGCAATGCCATCATGAGTGATGGCAGTCTCATGGTGCTGATGGTGTCATCAGCAAGATCAATAGGAGGcatacccctcccccaccccaacaggaGGCCAGGACGTTGTTGACACAGGTGATGATGTCTCTAGTTACAGCAGAGAGAAGTGGTGCAGGCCTTTGGGCCACCTACAAGTCGCAGGATTCCAAGAGCCTAGTGGGCCAGAGTGGCTCTTTGAGAGCAGAAACCAGTCTGGGAGTGCTGTCCTCCAGGAATCACACAGGAGGTGACATCAATGGACAGAGGTGGGACCCAAAGCCTAACCTCCCTTTAGAGGGAGTCTGGCAGAGATCCTGCAGGGCATGTCTCTGGGGTCAAGGGAAGGAGTGACCAAGCTAAGTCATGGAGGGACAAGGCAGAAACTGGTGACACCATCACAAGTGATGGCCCTCCAGGGTGGGCAGTGTTTCTGGTGATGACATCACAGCACTGGGGCAGAGCTTCAGACGGAGGTGTGGGTTTCTCATTGCTAACAATCTACAGATAGACCGTCACCTCTGGGGAGACCTTTCCAGACAGGGCAGCCACCCCAGTGATGACATCCCTCAGGTGACATCTTAGGACAGGGCACTTTCTCATGGACTCTGGGCATGCCATGCCTTCTCATGATGTAGCAGTAGCAGTGAggtgtctcagggagtcatctCAGATCAGGCAAAGTCTGGTTGGTGACATCACAGAAGGACTCTCACCTCTGGTAATGACCCCCTGGAAGAGGCACAGTCTCTCTAATGATGTCATAGGGCAAGGCACCTTCTCTAGCGAAGGCATCACAGGAAGGAGACAAGTCCCTGTGATGATGTTGTGGAAAGGAGGCCTTATGTCTAGCGAGGACACACTAGGTGAGGTGTGTTCCCCTGTGACATGTCCCAGTAAGATGGCTTTGTCTGTAGCAACAATATTGTAGACAGAGGCATCTTCTCTGGAGGAAATATTTTCCTGGTGGTGATGATGTCAAAAGAGGCCTTTTGGTGACATCATAAGGGTGAGAGTTATCTCTGCAGTGACATCACAGGAAGGAGTCTTTGTCTCTAGGGATGATGTCATAGGACAAGGCATTGTCTCTGTGACATCACAAGAAGGAAGTCTTTGTGATGACATCATGGAACGTAGACAGGGCCTCTAGTGATGACCTCAGGGGTGGGCTTCCTCCTCTGTGATGACCTCATGGGAAGTTTTGTCCCTGTGATGATATTTTCATTAGTAATAACCTCACAGGCAAGCCTCTTCCTCTGTGATGACGTCATGGGAAGGAGGCTGGGCCTCAAACAGTGACATTGGAGGAGGGATCTTATCTGCATGACATTCTAGGAGGCTTTGTCTCCAGTGACGATTTCATCCAAAGCAGAGTCCTAAAAGGCAGCTCACCCTCTCGGGCCACAGGCCAGTCTGGGTCCTGGGACCCTGGAATGTGTTGGGGGACCCAGGCTGGGTTGGGGAACCACGAGGCCGCAGCCCCCAAGCCCCCAACCTGGCCTCAGACAGTCACCTCGTTCTTGCTGGCGGTGCGCAAGTGTTGGGGCAGGTGATGGCCAGGAATGAACTGCAGCTGCTCCAGCGTGCCCTGGCGCTGGAAGGGCGGCCTGCGGGCCAGCGTGCCTCCGCCCCCGCCGGCGTCCGTCATCCATGCGGGTTGTGGCGAGCCATGCAGGCCGTGGTGGTGGTGCGCGTGCAGGCCGGGCGGGGGGGGCAGCCCGTGCAGTGGCGTGGGGGGGCCCCCGGGCCCTATCAGCAGATTGGAGTGGGAGGCTGCCAGGCCCGCGCGGGAGGAGGGCTCCGGGGGCAGCGCAGGGCTGCGAGGGGGCGACAGCAGGTGCTCGCGGCTCTGGCGCAGGGCCTCAGGCGAGGATAGGAGCAGGTGCTCCTGCGACACAAGGCGCGCGCGCGGTAGCGTGAACTCATAGCGCGCCCGGCCACCGTCACCCAGCAAGTGCTCCTGGGACATGACCCGCCGAGGGTTGGGCGCGGGCGCCAGGCCCAGCTCCTCCGGGCTGCCCCAGACATCCATGCGGTAGCCGCCCCCTGTGCCAGGTCGCCGCAGCGTGTGCAGGGGCAGAGTCCCGCGGGGCATCTCCCCCAGATGCCGGCGCTTCAGGTAGGCCTCATCCAGGTCCTTCTccgctggggaggagggaaaaagccACAGAGGTGGGTTCCCAGCCAGCCCAGACCCTTCCGCTCCCCTGCTTCCTTAAATCCTACCCAGCGCTGGACCCGCACCCCAACAGGGACCCCTGGCATCACCCAGAACACTCTGGTCATAAGCGTGGGCAGGGGCACCATTTTAATGTCAGAACAATCAGGCTAGCAATGTGGCCAAAATACAGACTCCCCGGGCCCCTCCTGCTTCGCTGAGCCAGAAGAtgctgggacttttttttttccctcggAGTATCTTTTTTCTGGGGAGTAGAACCCAAGGCTTCCTTTTGAGGAAtcacctttcctttcctttcctttttcctgtagcagtggttttcaaacttggaGATGCGACCCATGTGTGGGTTGTGAAGTCAATTTTGTGGGTAGTGActagcattttgaaaaatgaaatatcatagaaaattatttttagcagAAGGCATCCCCATAATAAGGCAATAAAGGTGAGTACCGgttcaaaaaatttttatttcagccgGCGTGAGCGGCGGGCAGCCGGGGAGAGcacaaggctcacaataccagcatgggccagagagctgtgtcctatgcaactagactgagaaacaacggcttaaaaACCGGGTGGCGGGGggcaaaaaaatttatttcagttatgtGTGTGTTAAATACTAGTGTATTAAGTGACATAATACTaggatttgtttaaaaataatccacCAAAAGGTGGGATGGAGGGAGAATAGGTTAACAAAAGGTTGCTCATTGTTCAAGCTAGATGATGGGAACATGGGgttcattttagaattttctctcctcttggtatgtttgaaaatgttttgtttttgttttgagaatttttatgaaaatttatttgagccaaacagaggatacgcctggaagcaaaatctcaacagactgagataaATGCTACTGAAAATGTTCTTAATAACAACTTAATAAAAGCTTTCCTGTAtctaaaaaatacacaaatatacatgTGTCTCATGGGTCATAATGTAAAAAGCATTTCTTACTGTGGCTCtcagtttaaaatgtttgaagGAAACTTCACTGCCAGGGATGGGTTACTGAGCCAAAAATGTCCAATCAGAGttacagtgattggttcagggatgagCATGTGACACAATTTGGGCCGATGAGACCCAGGCCTGGAATTGTTGGCAGCCTGAAAATTCTCAGGTCACTCTTTGCTGTCACAAGGGGAGAATCTGTCTGAAAATGAAGCCATCCAACTCTTGAGTAGAGCTAAGAGATACAGAATTTTTTGAGACAGATTTGAGCTCCTGGATCCAGCCACACCTGAAGTTCATAACCCCATAGCCTTTCCATTATCAAGCTCACTTAgttacttttctgtatgtgtgctTAAGTTGTGTATTTCTATTAATTGCAAATTAAAGTCCCGATAAATATAGATCTTAGGGGGTGGGGACACCatgaatttgcatttaaaaaaggGCCCCAAATAATTCTGATACAAAATTGCCTCAGGTAATTCCGAAACAAACTTAGAGAAAAACCTGAGGGAGGCTCTGAACCTTTACAGGTCTGTTAGGCCACTGTCCACGGTCCTAAACCCAGGCCCTGGGCTTGACCCATCCCACTGCCATGGCCACTCCCCTTCCCAGGGACTCACCCAGCCTCTTGAGGGAGGAGTAGCGGTTGAGTTCAGATTTCACAGCGGCCTCGTAGGACGGGGGCAGATGTGAGAGGTTGTGGAAGGAACGAGAGCAGGACAGTGTGGAGTAGTGCAAAGAGGGGCTGGGTGGCGGGGCGGCCCTCCAGTCTGGGACAGAGGGGCATGGCTGGGGTCAGTCCAGCCCCTCcatcagacccaggagtccaggcccccagcccctcctccctcagatcCGGGAGTCCAGGCTCCCAGCCCCTTAGGGAGTTATAAATCTAGGATTCCAGCCCCTCAAAGCTCCAGCAGTCCAGCCTCCCTCGGCTCTCTCTCCCATGTCAGGAGTCAGGCTCTTTGCTGGGGAAGGAGGACATGTCACAGGAGGAGGGGCAAATGGCACTTGCTCAGCTGCTGGTGTGTGTCCTTCCCCAGGCTGGGGGTGCATTCCATGCATCTTCCCACCAActcaggtgggagggaggtgacCCCTTCTGGTGTCCAAATGAGGAAACCATGGTTCACTTGTGTACCTCACCAGACTGTGAGAACACGCTCTATCCCGTGTCACATCTCTACCCCGTGCACCCAGCTTGGGCTCAGtcaagggtgggagggagaggagcccTGTGGTCCCTAGCTGGGCCCTGGTTCCTACCCAGCGTGGTGGTGTGGTGCTTGGGGCTGTTGACGTTCAGGTGCAGGTAGTTGTGCTGCAGGTTATCTGTGGGGACCGAGAACGGAGGTAGCGTCACTGCTATCGCCTGCTCCCATCTGGCGCCACAGTCCTGGAAGGATCCCTACACATCCAGCTGGTCCCCAGCCCTGGTCCTTCCTACCTCCTGAATCTCTGCCCTAATCTGCCTCTCCCTCCTGGATCATCAAAGCAGCTTTCTGGCCATCTGGCCagccaaatccaaggtcagccTCTCTGTGGTACTCCGACACCCACACCTTCCCTTGCCCCTCTGCTGCTTTGCTCTTCCCATGTCTTGTCATCACCCACACGGGGTAGTCTAAGCCAGCAATGGCGTTTGAGGCCCATGGCACTTGGCCCTAGCTGATGTCTGCAGTCTCATCTCCCATCCCTCCCCTCAAGCTACACTTCTCTCTGATATCTGAATGAGCCCAACCTGGtcctgccacagggcctttgcacatgccgtCCTCTCTGCCTTGAATCTGTACCTCCCCTCCTTTGCCCTAAGAACTCCTTTTCATCTGTCAAGATCCAGTTCACATGTCTCTTCCGTCTGACTACTGTTCAAACCAGTTCAGTCTTGTCCTTTACAACCTGGATCAGCATCCCTTCCTCCTCTTGAGCCTCCTTCTTCTCATCTCTCATCTCTCCCCCTTCACATAGGATAGTTTTCCCCTACTTCTGGCTTTGCTCTAAACTCCTTCGTGGCTCTCCATCACCCTCAGGACAAAGGCAGGGCTCCTCAGCTCAGCTTAGCACTCAAGGCCCTTCATCAGGTGTCTGCCCGCCCTCTCCCTGACCTAACAAGCTTTGCTCCAACCACCCAGAGCTCCCCCAGCCCAAGCAACTCCCTTCACCCTCCAGGAAATTGCATTTCCTGAGGGaagccttcctcctcctcctcctcaagaGGAGACCCTTTCATTATATTCCAGCTCCCGGACCTTTCCATTCGTGCACTCACCATGAAATATAAGAACAACAGCTCACATTTACAAGGTGCATTTTCTGGGCCAGGCAGGGCTCTGAGCACTTGACTCATTAGTTCACTgtatcttcacaacagccctatgagggGAGCACTATGTGCTTCTCATTTTATGGGTAAGGGCACggacttgcccaggtcacacaggggCAGAACCGAGATGccaacccaggcagtctggcttccaACAAGTTCTAACTGAATAGTTAGGTGTGTCCTTGTGTGTCCTTGGCTGTCGGGTGGTCTGACTTGGAGTTTCTCAAATGCAGGGGATGAGAATGTCTAAATCTAAATTACCATGGTGTCCATGGCGCCCACCCCGTGGGTCCacaggaggcaggaagagggTCTCACTGTGAGGGCAGGAATGCTGCGGCTGGGGGCGGGGTCTGGGTCGTGGGAGGTGAGACCATCTGGAGAGGGCGGGGCTACAGGGATGAGAAGCGAGGTCAGAGGCGGCCACCGAAGCTCCCAGGTCACACTCACCGAGATTGGAGGGCTTCATGGTGTTGTAGAGGTTCTTGGGCGTCCTTGGGGGCATGCTGTCGGGACCCCCGACCCCTGTGGTCAAGGAGCTGCTTCGTGCCCGGTCGGGGCGGGTCCCAGGCCCGGCTTGATGTCTCAGAATGTCCACCAGAGCCCTAGAGGTGGCAGAGGAATGGTCAGTGACCAGTaggctggggttggggagagggagggcccAGGCTTCTTTCCCCTCCCTATTCTTACCTTCGGGGTAATTTGTCAGCTCAGCGAGGCTGGCCTTCTCCTTTGGCCACGTCCCTCGCTAATGGCAATCTGAGCATTGCCAGCCCCAAAGTCCCTCGGACCAGACTTCCTGCTTGAAGCCCACCTTCTCGCATTCATTTGAACCCTGCCCCTTCTGTGGTCCCTCTCACATCGTCCTCACTgtggccctgccccaccctgacCTGGGACCACCATCCTGTTGCAGCTTTTCCCATGGCGATAAAGGGTACCCCATTTACCCAGTTATTCAGATCCCACACCTTAGAATTACCCTTgacatctctttttctttccttcatgccCCTCAGCAATCTTGTGGATTCGACCtccaaaatatatcccaaatcgGACCACTTCTCACTACCTCCGCTGCTACCagcatcatctctcacctggatcatTGCTACAGTCTCCGAATTGGTCTGTTGCTTCTCTGCTCTTGTCCCTTACAGTATACTCTCACTACACAGCCTGAGCTCAGGACCCTCTTGTGGCTCCCTCTTCACCCTAGAATAAACCTGGCCTCTGCCTGCTTCTGGCCACCTCCTTGTCACCCACAGCTCTGCAGCTCTGTTGGCCCCTTCACTGTCCTGCAAACACTCCAATTCAGGGCCTTCACATACTGTCCCTTCTGTCTGGAATGCCATTCCCACAGATATGTGTTTGGCTCGCTCCTTTCCTTCAAATCTGCTCAGAAAGGCCTTTGATGACCACTTCATATAACACAACACCCCCCTCAACTCGCTatgctgctttattttcttcacagcagtTATCAGTATCAAATAGTATATTGCATGTGTGTTTGCCTACTTACTGTCTCTACCACTAACATTTATGATAATggtagccaacatttattgagggcttaccATGCGCCAGGACTCGACATGAATCAACCCAGTTAATCTTCATTACAGTCCAAATGTGTGGGGAGCATTTATTAGcgccattgtacagatgaggaaacggaggcacaaagaggttaagcaacttcCGGGGGGTCACACAGCCCACAGGCAGCAGACCTGAGATTGGAAGCCAGGTTTACGCACCAGGACAGGGaccttgttttgttcactgctgatgCCCAGGTTCTGGCCCACAGAAAGTGATCAAGAAGTacggtatttgttgaatgaatgaggccGGAGCCTCTCGAGACACTCAACAGCCAGGCATTGGCAGGCTCTGTCCACGCCCCTATTCCTATAGCCCCGCCCTTCCTATAGCTCCACCCGCCCTtacccaggccccgcccccaggtcTCTACCCTCCTGCCCGAGCGCACACACACCTGGGTACGTTGATCTCCCGGTGCGCCCTGGGCGCACGGGACGCCTTGCTGAAGGCCACTTTGGCGCCGACGCCCACGGCCAGGGCGAAGCTGATGACTCCGCACACTACGTAGGCGGTGCTGCCCCCAGGGCCCTCGCCCCCACGCACTCCAGCGCCCCCTGCCCGGCCCCCTTCCAGCCACCCGGCCTGGCCGGGCCCGGGCCCCCCGCCCGCACCCCCTGCGCCCCCGGCGCCCCCGGCCAGCGGCGGCGGCGTGGTGGCCCAGCGCGGCGTGTCGTAGTTGGAGCAGGAGGCCTGTGCCAGGCGCATGTGGCGGTGCTCGCAGCAGAAGCGGTAGTGACAAGTGCCGCAGCAGAAGCGGTAGGAGCCGGTGCTGCAGTTGAAGGTGGCGTCGTACTGGCCCATGACGTCGTAGTAGCCGTGGCAGAGCTCCGCGGGAGGAGGCGCCCGCGCCGCTGCGCCCTGCCCGCTCGCCTGACTGGTCCTCGTGCCATTGGCGCCGGGGCCCGCCGCGCCCGCTCCGCCCGTCAGCGCCCCAGTCAGGCGCCGCAGGTGCGCCAGCAGGGCGGGCAGCGGGCCCGGGGGCTCGGCGCTCGTGGCGTTGGACGGGCGCGCCCTGGCCTGGCCGGCGGTGGAGGCCAGCAGCAGGACGGTCCCGAGGAGCAGGAAGGCCGGCATGACGTACGCAGGAGGTCGGACGGGGCCGCCAGGCTGAGCGGAGAATCAAAGCTGGAGCGGAGGGCGGGAGAGAGATAGCCAGAGGTGGGGAGATGTGGAGACGGTGCCCGGAGAGTATGAGGAGGGCGGGCCAAGGGAAGGTAGACGAATGGAGACAGAAAGGATGGATGGAGGGGAGGCATGGGCCCAACGTTGGCCGTCCCACCGGGCAGTGGCCGGTGTGTGTGTGGCAATGGAAACATGCCCAGACCAGGCCAGAGTGATAATGGGAGGACAGAAAGGATCAACAGGAGTGATGGGTGGGGAGAAAGTTTGGGAAGGAGGCATCAGACAAGTGGACAAAACCAGAGGACATTTGTGATAGTAGGAGAAGGAAGCATGGAGGTGGATAATGGAGAGTGAAAGGTGAGATGTGTGAAAGAGAGGATGGGGAGTTGAGAAGGGCAGGGGGGCGGGGCCATGtggagaggaggtgggaagggtCAGTGGtgacagggagagagaatgaaggCCCACGGGGAGAAAGAggtgtgggtggggagaggagagagaaagagagagagagggagattggAGTTGAGAATTTGAGATGATAGACCAGGCAGGCGGGATCAGGGAGTACACAGTTCTCAACCTCAGCAGTACCGACTTTTGGGGACTGGTGTTTAGCAGCACCCACTACTAAGCTGCTGGGGTGACAGGAGCATTCACTGCCCCCCTCCCGCCATGTCGTGACAGCATAGGatgcctccagacattgccaaatgtcccctggagggcACACTTGTCCCTGTGAGAACTGCTGGCTTAGACCCATATGGTCCTCAGTCCTCCCAAgtgcttatttctctctcttgtctAGGTCTAATAATCAAGGAATTTCAAGtctcagtctctttctctgtctctctttgtctctctctcactcacactcTTCAAAGGAGGACACCAAGGTTCCAAGAGGTCCCCTCATTTGCCTAAGCCCCACAGTGCTCAAGCAGTGGAGCGGGGCTTTGAACTTGGGCCTCAGGGTATTACCACCCACAGAACATGGATGACATTATCCCACACAGAGAAATGGTTGACACGCAAGCAGTGTCAACCCTTCCAACAGTGACACATATGTGCAGTGATGTATGTATGTGCTGTGTGTGATTCCTTCATTCATTGAGGGCTGCTGCATATGGTTGGGCAGATTGTGCACTGCACAAAGGGGTCTGGATGGAATGCAGCCCGGCTCTCCTCCCTAAGGGGCTGTATCTGACAGTGGGAAGGGGCACCATTTTTAGACTCACACAAGGGTGCCATCTGCCTGCTAAACCATAGACACTGGGGAGCTGCATTGGGCCACCTTTGCCCCAGCCGCCCAAAAGCTGTTGTATGGGCTGGCAGTGTGCCTGCTCAATGTTCACTGTGTCCCAAGCCTCCACTGGGCTCCATGGACAcaagttctctctctccttacagagttcctttgtctcctccaaatgcacacatgtacacacactcaGGGAAACACAACTCCAGGCCATTGACAAC
The DNA window shown above is from Rhinolophus ferrumequinum isolate MPI-CBG mRhiFer1 chromosome 15, mRhiFer1_v1.p, whole genome shotgun sequence and carries:
- the SHISA7 gene encoding protein shisa-7: MPAFLLLGTVLLLASTAGQARARPSNATSAEPPGPLPALLAHLRRLTGALTGGAGAAGPGANGTRTSQASGQGAAARAPPPAELCHGYYDVMGQYDATFNCSTGSYRFCCGTCHYRFCCEHRHMRLAQASCSNYDTPRWATTPPPLAGGAGGAGGAGGGPGPGQAGWLEGGRAGGAGVRGGEGPGGSTAYVVCGVISFALAVGVGAKVAFSKASRAPRAHREINVPRALVDILRHQAGPGTRPDRARSSSLTTGVGGPDSMPPRTPKNLYNTMKPSNLDNLQHNYLHLNVNSPKHHTTTLDWRAAPPPSPSLHYSTLSCSRSFHNLSHLPPSYEAAVKSELNRYSSLKRLAEKDLDEAYLKRRHLGEMPRGTLPLHTLRRPGTGGGYRMDVWGSPEELGLAPAPNPRRVMSQEHLLGDGGRARYEFTLPRARLVSQEHLLLSSPEALRQSREHLLSPPRSPALPPEPSSRAGLAASHSNLLIGPGGPPTPLHGLPPPPGLHAHHHHGLHGSPQPAWMTDAGGGGGTLARRPPFQRQGTLEQLQFIPGHHLPQHLRTASKNEVTV